The Athalia rosae chromosome 7, iyAthRosa1.1, whole genome shotgun sequence genome window below encodes:
- the LOC105689702 gene encoding pheromone-binding protein-related protein 6-like isoform X3 → MLQNRRSSPVLSDGQKPTRPSFVSDDMIAKAASVVNACQTQTGVATADIESVRNGIWSEGRPLMCYMYCLWEQFGLVDDKRELSLNGMLTFFQRMPAYRAEVQRAISECKRIGKYFANGDNCQYAYTFNKCYAERSPRTYYLF, encoded by the exons ATGCTTCAAAACCGGAGATCATCGCCTGTCCTCTCAGACGGTCAGAAACCA ACGCGGCCCAGCTTTGTCTCCGACGACATGATCGCGAAGGCAGCAAGCGTGGTAAACGCTTGTCAGACGCAAACAGGGGTGGCTACCG cTGACATCGAATCCGTACGAAATGGAATCTGGTCAGAGGGACGACCTTTGATG TGTTACATGTACTGTTTATGGGAGCAGTTCGGATTGGTTGACGACAAGCGTGAGCTAAGTTTGAATGGAATGCTGacgttttttcaaagaatgcCAGCGTACCGAGCGGAAGTCCAGAGAGCCATTAGCGAGTGCAAGAGGATCGGTAAATACTTTG CGAACGGTGACAACTGCCAGTACGCCTATACGTTCAACAAATGctacgccgaaagatctccgAGG aCATACTACCTTTTCTAA
- the LOC125501863 gene encoding uncharacterized protein LOC125501863 isoform X1: MDPAAGLNMNQIGRADVNLNGNHLKINGMVLRVYHVILRMLNLYSNDCMTALRRLHQMRFLCVLTLDYTISQVNTTGSECHHFGVEESKCILKSRGARLTVRTLDSIYRRVLSYLVVF; this comes from the exons ATGGACCCCGCCGCCGGATTGAACATGAATCAAATTGGCAGAGCAGATGTTAATTTAAACGG gaatcatttgaaaatcaacggtATGGTACTGCGAGTATATCACGTTATTTTGCGAATGCTCAACCTCTACTCTAACGATTGTATGACAGCTCTCAGACGTTTGCACCAGATGAGATTCCTATGCGTGCTGACACTCGATTATACAATTAGTCAAG TGAATACTACTGGAAGTGAATGTCACCATTTCGGAGTAGAAGAATCAAAGTGCATTCTCAAGAGCAGAGGGGCTAGACTGACGGTTAGAACATTGGATTCGATCTATAGAAGAGTCTTATCAtacttggttgttttttga
- the LOC105689702 gene encoding general odorant-binding protein 69a-like isoform X1 — translation MDRKVFAVYHYLKNLFHLLFPILSLHGDDLELENHIIIGADVHVARLDEMFIINTLQTRPSFVSDDMIAKAASVVNACQTQTGVATADIESVRNGIWSEGRPLMCYMYCLWEQFGLVDDKRELSLNGMLTFFQRMPAYRAEVQRAISECKRIANGDNCQYAYTFNKCYAERSPRTYYLF, via the exons ATGGACCGTAAAGTCTTTGCTGTGTATCATTATCTTAAAAATTTGttccatcttctttttccGATCTTGTCATTACACGGCGACGATTTAGAACTCGAAAATCACATAATTATTGGGGCAGATGTGCACGTTGCAAGGTTGgacgaaatgtttataatcaATACGTTGCAGACGCGGCCCAGCTTTGTCTCCGACGACATGATCGCGAAGGCAGCAAGCGTGGTAAACGCTTGTCAGACGCAAACAGGGGTGGCTACCG cTGACATCGAATCCGTACGAAATGGAATCTGGTCAGAGGGACGACCTTTGATG TGTTACATGTACTGTTTATGGGAGCAGTTCGGATTGGTTGACGACAAGCGTGAGCTAAGTTTGAATGGAATGCTGacgttttttcaaagaatgcCAGCGTACCGAGCGGAAGTCCAGAGAGCCATTAGCGAGTGCAAGAGGATCG CGAACGGTGACAACTGCCAGTACGCCTATACGTTCAACAAATGctacgccgaaagatctccgAGG aCATACTACCTTTTCTAA
- the LOC105689701 gene encoding uncharacterized protein LOC105689701, whose product MGKTRGVHETTPELRNRMVGMYEAGLGLREIAAAVNCSQRTVKRWLNRFDKEGTVETRERCGRKRATTSEQDEAIVRLATQTPITAAKAVLPALGLSCSVDTIRERLHKAGIHNWSPSRKHMQRIPLGSEADGAAIQQSVWRPTGTQLGKKKASKETSKGKKGTTSKKRTSSKKVKSKDLYIGDGAPIEALRQPGIQPGFDFPPQQTVQHPQVTDLQPSSQPMQLSQSQFTNALSLVQQPIYQHPGLNVAQNWPLDLVQGSHHYPQGQPNPIPHEHPAQQQQLQDHPPPQQQLQELHTQQEQQHQAQQQMQEQVQQQNPHHPNVEPQQQHHHHHHHHQHQQQQQQQQQQQQQQQQQQHQQQHQPDQLKQEQQQSQQTPQVKVSPTHPDTKMLRIDSCSNSSNSNDNSQMSEDDGESIKDEDKKDGKVRRKQRKRKKGGKAKGTLETSVEIRNRMIGMSEAGLSTLSIALAINRSERTVKRWLERWHKEGNVQTKERKGRRRITTKEQDEAIIAMATQHPLTAAKYVAPALGLRCSVDTIRERLHKAGIHSWKLGKKQGEGNAVHTVHLWQPSGNRPNKPKMPGEKKKKPSGDKKYKQPIGETPKRAPRRKKVESTQLKIVPPPANMIIEHNPIQFHNPALASYVPGPSIMQPVHNIPVPPPPHVQQPPIPGAQVAPPGPQPMQPMGPIMQQRPDCRLAEPVVGPPVSSQANSGVAYPPCMVGGNSHTSHMEQPDPLNYEPYMWNF is encoded by the exons ATGGGTAAAACCAGAGGGGTCCATGAAACCACTCCGGAATTAAGAAACCGGatggtaggtatgtacgaagCTGGCTTAGGACTCAGAGAAATAGCAGCGGCTGTAAATTGTTCT CAACGGACCGTTAAGAGATGGCTCAATCGGTTTGACAAGGAGGGAACTGTCGAGACGAGAGAACGATGTGGCCGAAAAAGAGCCACGACCTCGGAACAAGATGAAGCTATTGTTCGACTCGCTACCCAGACACCGATAACAGCAGCAAAAGCTGTTCTCCCGGCATTGGGTCTATCCTGTTCCGTCGATACCATCAGAGAGAGACTCCACAAAGCCGGTATTCATAATTGGAGTCCATCACGAAAACATATGCAAAGGATTCCCCTGGG CAGTGAAGCGGACGGCGCTGCGATTCAACAATCGGTTTGGCGGCCCACCGGTACTCaattaggaaaaaagaaggctTCTAAGGAGACGAgtaagggaaaaaagggaacaacgagtaaaaaaaggaCGTCGTCCAAGAAAGTCAAGTCCAAAGATCTCTACATCGGAGATGGTGCGCCGATCGAAGCTCTGAGACAACCCGGCATACAACCCGGTTTCGATTTTCCGCCTCAGCAAACTGTACAACACCCACAGGTTACTGATTTACAACCATCTAGTCAACCCATGCAACTCAGTCAATCGCAATTCACCAACGCGCTCAGCCTCGTTCAACAACCAATCTACCAACACCCTGGACTAAACGTGGCACAGAATTGGCCTTTAGATTTGGTTCAAGGCAGCCACCATTATCCACAA GGACAACCAAATCCGATACCTCACGAGCATCCCGCTCAACAGCAACAGCTACAAGATCATCCACCTCCGCAACAACAATTACAGGAGCTCCACACTCAACAGGAACAACAACACCAAGCGCAACAACAAATGCAGGAACAAGTTCAACAGCAGAATCCACATCATCCAAACGTTGAACCACAACAGCAGCATCAtcaccaccatcatcatcatcaacatcaacaacaacagcagcagcagcaacagcaacagcaacagcaacagcaacaacaacatcaacagcAACATCAACCAGATCAATTAAAGCAAGAACAGCAGCAGTCTCAGCAAACTCCGCAAGTCAAAGTATCTCCAACTCATCCAGATACTAAAATGTTGCGAATTGACAGCTGTTCGAATTCCAGTAACTCAAATGACAATAGTCAAATGTCCGAAGATGACGGGGAATCGATCAAAGATGAGGACAAAAAAGATGGCAAGGTGAGACGGAAACagagaaagcgaaaaaaaggaggtaaAGCAAAGGGAACGCTGGAGACTAGTGTCGAGATCAGAAATCGTATGATTGGTATGTCGGAAGCTGGCCTTTCAACTTTATCTATAGCACTGGCCATAAACAGATCG GAACGAACGGTGAAGAGATGGCTTGAAAGATGGCACAAGGAAGGTAATGTGCAAACAAAAGAACGTAAAGGAAGACGGCGAATAACAACTAAAGAACAAGACGAAGCCATAATAGCAATGGCAACGCAACACCCTTTAACCGCCGCAAAGTATGTCGCACCAGCCTTAGGTCTGAGATGTAGCGTTGATACGATAAGAGAGAGATTACACAAAGCTGGTATTCATAGCtggaaacttggaaaaaaacaagg TGAAGGAAACGCTGTGCACACGGTTCATCTGTGGCAGCCTAGTGGAAATCGTCCAAACAAACCAAAAATGcctggagagaagaaaaagaaaccatcCGGTGATAAAAAGTATAAACAACCTATTGGTGAGACACCCAAACGAGCtccgcgaagaaaaaaggtcgAATCGACgcagttgaaaattgttccacCGCCTGCCAACATGATCATCGAACACAATCCGATACAGTTCCACAATCCTGCTC TGGCAAGCTATGTTCCAGGTCCAAGTATCATGCAACCGGTGCATAACATTCCTGTACCTCCACCACCGCATGTGCAACAACCACCTATACCTGGAGCACAAGTTGCACCTCCTGGTCCGCAGCCTATGCAACCGATGGGACCGATAATGCAGCAGAGACCCGACTGCAGATTGGCTGAACCAGTGGTCGGGCCTCCTGTGTCGAGTCAAGCAAATTCTGGTGTCGCTTATCCCCCTTGTATGGTAGGTGGAAACAGTCATACGAGTCACATGGAACAACCAGATCCACTGAACTACGAACCTTACATGTGGAATTTTTAG
- the LOC105689702 gene encoding pheromone-binding protein-related protein 6-like isoform X2, whose translation MKRNLAMEIFAIVLLQTTTIYAVGTRPSFVSDDMIAKAASVVNACQTQTGVATADIESVRNGIWSEGRPLMCYMYCLWEQFGLVDDKRELSLNGMLTFFQRMPAYRAEVQRAISECKRIGKYFANGDNCQYAYTFNKCYAERSPRTYYLF comes from the exons ATGAAGCGTAATTTGGCAATGGAAATCTTCGCCATCGTTTTACTACAAACGACGACCATCTACGCTGTTGGG ACGCGGCCCAGCTTTGTCTCCGACGACATGATCGCGAAGGCAGCAAGCGTGGTAAACGCTTGTCAGACGCAAACAGGGGTGGCTACCG cTGACATCGAATCCGTACGAAATGGAATCTGGTCAGAGGGACGACCTTTGATG TGTTACATGTACTGTTTATGGGAGCAGTTCGGATTGGTTGACGACAAGCGTGAGCTAAGTTTGAATGGAATGCTGacgttttttcaaagaatgcCAGCGTACCGAGCGGAAGTCCAGAGAGCCATTAGCGAGTGCAAGAGGATCGGTAAATACTTTG CGAACGGTGACAACTGCCAGTACGCCTATACGTTCAACAAATGctacgccgaaagatctccgAGG aCATACTACCTTTTCTAA
- the LOC125501863 gene encoding uncharacterized protein LOC125501863 isoform X2 produces the protein MDPAAGLNMNQIGRADVNLNGNHLKINGMVLRVYHVILRMLNLYSNDCMTALRRLHQMRFLCVLTLDYTISQVNTTGSECHHFGVEESKCILKSRGARLTGRMQS, from the exons ATGGACCCCGCCGCCGGATTGAACATGAATCAAATTGGCAGAGCAGATGTTAATTTAAACGG gaatcatttgaaaatcaacggtATGGTACTGCGAGTATATCACGTTATTTTGCGAATGCTCAACCTCTACTCTAACGATTGTATGACAGCTCTCAGACGTTTGCACCAGATGAGATTCCTATGCGTGCTGACACTCGATTATACAATTAGTCAAG TGAATACTACTGGAAGTGAATGTCACCATTTCGGAGTAGAAGAATCAAAGTGCATTCTCAAGAGCAGAGGGGCTAGACTGACG GGGAGAatgcaaagctga